The Ochotona princeps isolate mOchPri1 chromosome 22, mOchPri1.hap1, whole genome shotgun sequence nucleotide sequence CTTGTCTTCCCTGGGGTCTGGCTTGACTTCCCTGGGGTCTGGCTTGTCTTCCCTGGGGTCTGGCTTGACTTCCCTGGGGTCTGGCTTGTCTTCCCTGGGGTCTGGCTTGACTTCCCTGGGGTCTGGCTTGTCTTCCCTGGGGTCTGACTTGTCTTCCCTGGGGTCTGACTTCTTCCCTGGGGTCTGGCTTGTCTTCCCTGGGGTCTGACTTCTTCCCTGGGGTCTGGCTTCTCCTTGAGGACGGGATCTCGGAGTCGCAGCCTTTCCTTTTTCCAGGGCGCTGCCTCCACACACTGGTCTCTTCCGGCTCTTCCCAGTTCAAACGCCGGCCAAGAGCCGACAGGACTCCCCACGTGGGGGCTGCACACTGGCCACCCTGCCTGGGGCTGGACTGGCCCGCTGGAGTTGGGGGAAGCCGTGGGGGAAGCTCGCTGTGACGGAGACGTCCACCACAACCCACTAACACAGTCCGGGCTCCGCGTCGGCCACCGCGGGGTCCACGGGACTCGGGGGAAGCGCGGCTGCCCCGCCTCCGCAGCGGGCCGCACCGGAAGCCAGGCGCAAGCCGCGCCAATAGGGAGCCGCAGGAGGCCGAGCGACACAGCGATTGGCTGCCGGCGCCGGGGGGCGGGCAGGAGGCTGCGATTGGCAGGTCGGTGCGGCCTGCCTCTTCCGTCGCCCGGGCCTGACCTTCCTGCCGCCGTGCGCCCGGGAACTCGGTCATTGCCGGCTTTGGCGCTTCGTCCCGACGCCCCGCACTCCCACGACATCATGGTGGCATATTGGCGCCAGGCCGGGCTCAGGTAGGCCCGGGTCCCGGGTCGGGGCAGGCGGCGGTGGGCGCGCACGGCCCAGCCGGGCCCCAAGATGGCGTCACTGTGGACAAGGGCGCCCGGGCCAGCGGTCAGCGCCGCTGCGGGGTCGGGGCCGCCGCTGGCGTTccagggtcctgctctgttgtctgTGGGTTTTCACGTTCACCCCTGCCAGGCCACTGGCGGAGAACTGGACATGAAATGGGCCAGCTGGAGACCCTGGCGTGGGCCGTGCAcctgctgggctggcctggtCTGTGCATCTACCCGGGGCATTCAGGGGACAGCTGAGCAACCCCGCGCCTTGGCCACAGAGTCTTTTCCCAAGTCACCTGCGTGACAAGTATTACAACCATTCCATTCTGTTGTTTTCACAGATTTAAGTAAGCAAGTTGAAAGAAGGTCGCCGGTTAGTAAGGACGCAAGCTGACCTTGGCGTTGTTACCTCTGCCCAGCCCTTCCCATTTTCCAAGCCTGTGACGAGTGACCAGGCATCTCTTGGGAGATAGGAAGTGGATGGGAGTTCAGCTGCCAAGTCAGAAACAGCCTTTTAGAGATGTTTCTAGAATGGGTGATGTTCCCAGAGAACTCCTGCTTCATTTAGAAATCCTGACTGGGTGTTTCAGTGACAGGTTTGTGAGCCAGGGCCCGGTATTCCAGGAAAGCCTTCAGAGAGGTTCAGGCTGGACTTTGCTGTTGGTGTTGAACAGAGGTCAGGGAGAGGCGGTGCCAAGCACGGCTCATCTGCCCGTGCGGTCCCCCTGCCTGGATGTTCCTTTGTACAAATCCCTTTTGGCATCGGCCATTGAAAAATCCACTTTCACAGTAACATGCCGTTGGACAGCACGGGCGGAGGACCCGGGTCCAGCCACACGGCGGGTGGGCGGTGGACGTGGCTaacctggctgcttttctccagcTACATCCGGTACTCCCAGATCTGCGCCAAGGCGGTGAGGGATGCTCTGAAGACAGAATTCAGAGCCAACGCAGAGAAGACTTCGGGCAGCAGCGTCAAAATCGTCAAAGTGAAAAAGGAGTGACCTGTAAGTCGGGGACGGACCGCGAGAGTTCGCTGGGGTCAGGTCCCTTTGGGGTGGGCAGTGAGCCCGCAGACGGTGGAGGCGTGTCCTGCAAGGCCACAGGTGCAGGGCTGCTCAGCGCTtgtggcagggctggggagagagcCGGCTCGCTAACTAAACCTTCATTTGCAGAGTCAAAAACTATTAATTCGGAGGGTAAATGTTCCCCCTTCTTTATGACCCACTcatttatctttactggaaaggcagtctTCACAAAGAGAacgcagaagatcttccatctgctggttcaccccccacatGAGCACACTGAGCTgaccccaaaccaggagcctcttcccagtctcccacgttgtgaggtcccaagaccctgggtcgtcctctgctgctctcccaggccacaagcagggagctggatggaagtggagctgcggggacacAAACGGTGCCCATGTCAGAtcacagcacttgcaaggggaggattggcCAAATGAGCCATCTCACTGGGCCCAAGCTCCTCACTTTTTACTTGCTGTTGAAGTTAGGGAACAGTTGACAAGCACGAAAATTCAGCAGTCTTGGCACATTTTTATCTCCAGGTTCTGCTAATGTTCTCACAGGCCATGGCTTCCTGGGCCTGCGGACTGTCGGTGCAGGGCGGGGTTCACTGGCCTCGCCGGGCAGCAGAACGTTCGAGAGCCTGGGCACACGCTGGCCTTGTGAGCTCACCTCCCGGGCAGTGAAAAGGCCTTTCTGTGCGGGTGAGCAGCTCAGCCTTTGCCAGCCAGCGGCACCAGTGGCCGCAGTGCTGCTCCCGACACCATCGATGCGGAGACGGGCAGGCTGATGGTTTGGCTTTGGAGAGCCTCAGACTGGGCAGCGCCGAGACTGGGGGAGGGCTGCACTGCTCACTGCAGCTGTCTCCCTCACCTCCCATTTTCATTGTGAATTGGTAAATATGTGGATTGTTTTaaggttgatttttatttgaaaaacagatgagatttatagagaggaggaaagataaatcttccatcctctggtccactttccaaatgagccgagctgatccaaagcctgaagcttcctccaggtctgccatgcaggtgcagggtcccaaggctttgggccatcctccactgctttcccaggcacaacagggagctggatgggaaatggagcagctgggatatgaagcagcgcccatatgggatcccagtgcttataagatgaagttttagccattgagccaccacaccagtccctacattagtaaatattttattagctGTCTGGAGCTGCAGTGTTAGGAATGTAGCCCTTCTGGGAGCTCTCCGTCCAAGCTCACTCCCTTGAGGGACAAGACGCGGGCTGTGTTGGGAATGTAGCCCTTCTGGAGCTCTCCGTCCAAGCTCACTCCCTTGAGGGACAAGACGTGGGCTGTGTTGGGAATGTAGCCCTTCTGGGAGCTCTCCGTCCAAGCTCACTCCCTTGAGGGACAAGACGTGGGCTGTGTTGGGTAATTTTGTGTGACCATGAGGTGCAAAGGCTCGCTCAGTCCCCGGGCCCCTCGGTCACAGTGCCAAGGCAGAGCCACCTCGAGTCCGCTGTGCCCTCGGGGTTAGAGGCAGCGTCCGCTCTGAGGACACAGCTCATGCCCATCACTCATGTACTGAAGACAGTGGTTGCTTATGGCTTGGAGTGTTTCTCTGACAGGGAGATGTGTGTCTGCCAAGGTCCCATTTGAGCCCGGCCCTCTTGGGGTGAACCAAGGCCACAGCCACCTTGAGCGTGGCTCAGGGAGGCTTTCCTCCTGTCCATGTTGCATTTCTAAGAAAACACCAGGAACTAGCTGGCAACTGTTACCTTTTCTTTCCTCCCAGACCCTGGCTGAAGCTGCTgcggcatttgcaaggtgaagatggTTGGGTGTGTGTTGCTGCCGGTTGAGACCCATctcattttctggaaaaaaaaatcccatcttATTCCCGAATCAGGAATGCCAATAAACTGAAACATGGTTCCCTGTCACTGTCGGTTTTGGTTTTCCCGAGGCTTTTCCTCTTCTGTGGGAACCGGGGCTTCTGAGGGTGGGAGAAGGGTGGGTGGACGTGACCAGCAGGATACAAAAGATTCTCCAAGACGGAGAGCTCTGTGTTGTGTGGCACTATTCGGTTCTCAGAGTGCTGGCTGTCCCGGAGGCTCCGGCCTTGTCCAGGCAGAGCGGCCAGCGTGGCACTGATGGGTCCTCGGAGTGCTGGCTGTCCCGGAGGCTCTGGCTTTGTCCAGGCAGAGCGGCCAGCGTGGCACTGACGGGTCCTCGGAGTGCTGGCTGTCCCGTAGGCCCGTGGAGATGGTGGTCCAGCCTTGACTAGGTGCAGCAGCCGGCGTGTCGCTGCTCCGCTGATGACCTGTGGGAAGATGATCAGAGCGTGGGTTCAGACCACAAGCATTTCATTTGCGCACTCACTGGGCAGTGCGCCCTTAACGCATGTTGGAGGAAGATTCCTGTGGAATGTGTCAGATGGCTTTCTCCCCACTAATCCTTCCCTTGTGGTGGCATTTCTCCTAGGAAGTGAGGCAGAGCTGCTCAGAGCTTTGCTTCAGCAGTGGGAAGCTGAGCCAGAGCCCAGGCTCTGCAGGTCTGGGCGCAGTGGTGGCAGCACTGTTGGGGATTCATTCATTCGTGAACATTCAGGGAGGAAGAATTGTTGcaggtgttttgttttcatcttccttGACAACCTGGATGCACTTGACCGAGTAAAACCGCATCACCAAGTTCAGTGTTGGCTGGAGAAAGGAAGTGCCGTAGGAGGGGAGGCTACACTCTGGCACTGAAGCTCCTGGTGGTTTGGCAGGACCGCCCAGCTGGCCCAAGGGTGTGTCTGTTCTCAGCTCGTAAGGATGACTTCCTGCTCCCAAAACTTGACCTGTTTTCATTCCCAACACACGGAGGAAGCAGTAAATTTGAGtgggaagacagaggacaggggcctggcactgggagcCCCTGGGTCTGCCTGCCGTCATCAAGCGAAGGCCACTCAGTTCAGTGCCAAGGCCCCTTGGGGGAGGTCCCGGGAAGTGTCTTTCATAATGGGGAGATAGGAATCATGACTCCCAAGGCCCTCCTGGGGCCTCTCCAAGGCCACCGAGCCCTCCCACCCGGCAGTTGGAGAAGTCATTTGTTAGGGAGGCCTTTGGGCTAATTAGAATGAGTAGCAAGGACAGGACTTAGGGAAGGGTCAAAGTGAGTGAAGGATTGTCTGAGCCTCCTTCCTGGTGATTTCAAAACAGCCTGCGCCAGCAACGGCCTGCCTGCAGCCCAACTGGGTCCCAGGGCTGCCAGCACCCCAGTCTGCTGGCAGGTGGGTGTCCTGCTGACTTCTTGGGTGCTGTTTTCAGGGTGTTGGTTAATCAGACTGGGTAGTGAAGTTCCAGGAAAAGAACTTGGTGTAGTCTGAGATAAAACAACATGGCCACTTAAAAGTGGATTTCTCTGTGCCCTAATGATGACTTGAACAAGCAGAAATCTTCAGTGTGAATCAGCAGTTTTTTTAAGATAATGCtgagcatattttttttaagattttatttttattggaaagtcagacaaaggaagagagacagaaagatcttccatcagcttgtgcactccccaagtggccactgtggcgagagctgaactaatccaaagccaagagcccaaagattcttccaggtctcccatgtggttgtagagttgctggagcctcttccaggtctcccatgtgtttgtagggttcctggagcctcttccaggtctcccatgtgggtacaaggtgcccgatgcctcttccaggtctcccatgtgggtacagggtgcccggagcctcttccaggtctcccacatgggtgcagggtcccaaggctttgggccgtcctcagttgctttcccaggccacaagcagggagctggatgggaagcggggctgccgggatatgaaccggtgcccatatgggatcccagcaaggcgaggactttagccactaggctactgtgccgggcccaattcagtttttaaagatttaattgtttatttCTCAGGGCATCTGCTTAGTCACCTTTCGTGTCTGAGAAGGAAAAGTGCCAGGGGAGTGTGACTGGGAGATCCTAGAGGCCGCTCAGCAGCTCGGGAACCTCAGACATGGGATGCAGAAGTGCTTTCTTCCAAAGTCTGGTGCTGCTCCAACAGCAAATAAGCCGTGTCTGAAGCCTGAGTAGCTGATGGCGGCAGTGCCTTGTCCGTGTCGCTTACCTGTGTTCTTGgggtgcacctgtgcaggagCAAGGTCTCAGGTGAATGACAGCCGTGCTCCCGCCCGTGGCCACATCCCTGCCAGTGACCGAGGCCCTGTAGAGGAGAGAACCCAGGTTCCCATCACCGTCCATCCGTGAATCCAAGAGGAGAGCTCAGTGGTTGACAGTGCTACAGGTGAGAAGTCGGTGGGCTGTGATGGAGTCAAGGCATTGATTTTGTCACCCTCTGAGTGTGGGTCTCATCATGAGCAGATTGAAATCATGGAGCAGTTAAAGCCATGTCATCACGCACCATTTACAGCAACTTGATAAATGATTCGGAAGTCTGCAAGTTCTCTAATGACACGGTGTCCTCCAGAACCAGAAAGGACGCCGTGGCCGCTGCCGCTGCCCCCTCGTCACAGCAACCGCCTAGCGTGCCACCCACTTTTGGCCAATAGCAGAAAAGCCACAATGCTTTTTGCTGAGTGGGGAGAATGGAGACGGGGAGTGACTGCTGAGTGGAAGTGAAAAGTCCATTTCAAAATAACCTCAAAAATTCTGGGAgttggggttggtgctgtggctcaataggctaatcctccaccagcaaGCGTTGACatctcatgggcactggttcatgtcccagctgctccacctccaatccagctccctgtttgtggcctgggaagcagtggaggacggcccaaagccttgggatctgcaccGCACAGGCGAtgcaggaagagctcctgactgctggctttggatcggctcagccgcagcttttgcagccatttggggagtgaaccagcagatggaaaaaattttttgtctctccttttttgtaaaatatgcctaataaaaaaataaatctttttttttttaagatttatttatttgttattggaaaggcagatttacacagagaaagagagacagaaagatcttccatctgctgattcactccccaagtggccgcaaaggccggagctgagccgatatgaagccagaagccaagagcttcttctgagcctcccacactttcccaggccacaggcagggagctggatggaaagtgaagaagCCGGAacgcaaactggtacccatatgggatcccaatgcatgcaaggcaaggatttaaccactaggctactgtgtcagggccataaaaataaatctttagagaagcAATTCTGGAAGTTGCACACTCGCGAAGAACCCGGAATTCATCCGTTTCAGTATGGCCGTGCGGAGGCGCAGGGCACTGGAGCGCTTCCCTGCctcttccctgctgctttccttttgCACTTGCATGTGGCACCGGAGCCGACCTGTGCGTGTGGCTGCAGGGGAGGCAGGACAGCTGGCCGCGTGCACAGGATGCCGGGGGTGGCGTCCACCAGCCCTCTCCTGCAGACCCTAGAGaagcgcacacacacataacagGAAGTGCTGTCGCTGGGGGCGGGGGGTTTCCCACAGCTCTTGGGAAGATAAATAAAACCCACGCctgtatttcagttttcttttatttgcatCAAACttctctttgaattccatttctcaactttttctaaagTATCCGGGGAAATTGGACAATTTAAAGAGTTCATCGTGTGCGTGCACTGAACATCAAACTCAGGCTAGTGAGCGGCCGCAGCCGGTGGCCAtcagctctcccctccccctactgTCCTCGTGCAGAGCCAGCGGCAGGTGCGCGTTCTCCAGTGTGGCCCAGCGTGGCGTGGGCCCTGCAGCCCCTCGAGACTTCAGGCGCGACAGTGGCCCACACAGCAGCCACCCGTCACAGCTGATGCTCCTTAAGGTCCCACTCCATTTCTGCCTCCCCATTGGCCCCTGCGTTTTCCTCCTGGAGCGCCGTGGCGTCCTGGAATTGCTGGTACTCGGATACCAGGTCGTGGATGTTATGCTCAGCCTCCCCAAACTCGTCAATGTCCATCCCTTCACTAGTGTACCAGTGCACGAAGGCTTTCCTCTTGAACATGGCCGAGAACTGCTCGGACACGCggcggaagagctcctggatggCCGTGTTGTTGCCTATGAAGGTGGCGGCCATGTTGAGCCCCCGGGGAGGGATGTCGCAGACGGCCACCTTGACGTTGTTGGGGATCCACTCCACGAAGCAGTCGCTGTGCCTGGTCTGCACAGACAGCAGCTGCTGGTCCACCTCCTTAGTGGACATACGGCCCCGGAAGATGCAGGCCACGGTGAGGTAGCGGCCGCGGCGGGGGTCGCAGGCAGCCATGGTATTGCGAGCATCAAACATCTGCTGGGTGAGCTCGGCCACCGACAGCGCGCGGTACTGCTGGCTGCCCTGAGCGGTGAGGGGCGCGAAGCCCGGCATGAAGAAGTGCAGGCGGGGGAAGGGCACCATGTTCACGGCCAGCTTGCGCAGGTCGGCGTTGAGCTGGCCCGGGAAGCGCAGCGAGGTGGTGACCCCGCTCATGGTGAGGGACACCAGGTGGTTGAGGTCGCTGTAGGTGGGCGTGGTCAGCTTGAGCGTGCGGAAGCAGATGTCGTAGAGGGCCTCGTTGTCGATGCAGAAGCAGGCGTCCGTGTTGTCGATGAGCTGGTGGATGGACAGCGCCGCGTTGTAGGGCTCCACCACGGTGTCCGACACCTTGGGCGAGGGCATGACGCTGAAGGAGTTGAGGATGCGGTCCGGGTACTCCTCGCGGATCTTGTTCATGAGCAGGGTGCCCATGCCCGAGCCCGTGCCCCCGCCCAGCGAGTGGACCACCTGGAAGCCCTGCAGGCAGTCGCAGCTCTCGCTCTGGCTCCTCACCACATCCAGCACGCTCTCCATCAGCTCGGCGCCCTCTGTGTAATGGCCCTTGGCCCAGTTGTTGCCAGCCCCGGAGTTCCCTGTGGCAAAgaggagggaaggtgggagaagAGCACCCGCAGGAGGCACCCTTAACTCTGCCGGGTGGAACCTTCTGGAAGAACCTACCATGCACAAAACTGTCGGGTTGAAAGAGGGCCCCCTGTCTGCTGGACCGGATGCTGTCCATCGTCCCCGGCTCCAGGTCCACCAGGACCGCTCGGGGCACATATTTCCTCCCTGTGTGCAAAAGCAGGGAGAGGTCAGCAACATGTTGTTTTTCCCGAAGTTAATGTTTCATCGAATGGATCCTTGTGGTGCTGGTCAAATAAAAACCCCGGGCACTCTGGACCAAAGTGTGCGGTAGATAGAAGGTGCTTCCTGTCAAAACCTTGACCCCCAAAACAGTCACGTGAATCCATTGGCGTGATGGAATATCCAGCAAGACCAGGAAACCAAGGCAGTGCTTAACCTGCTGTGAGGAGCTTGCCCCAGAagccggcatgatggctcaactgactaatccttcaTCTCCAAGCACCTCatggcgctggtttgtgtccggctgctccacttcccatgcaactccctgctaatggcctggaaaagcagcagaagacagcccaaagcctcaggaccctgcagctGAGCGAgaagcctggaggaggctcttgcctcgtggcttcagatgagttgagctcagctgttgcagccatttggggagtgaaccagcagatggttctctgtaaatctgcctttccagtaaaaatgaataaatctggaaaaaaaaaaaaaagatgcttgctCCGTCAGCAACATCTTCCCCAGCCCTGCCGCTAAGGGCTCTGCTGCTGCGCCGTGCCCCTGCCCCCAGATGCTGCTGTCTGTACCCCAGGCTGCCACACCCCCCATGCTGCTGTCTGTACCCCAGGCTGCCACACCCCCCATGCTGCTGTCTGTACCCCAGGCTGCCACGCCCCCGCCCTGGCCCTTCTGCGCCTTCGCCCATTCCCTGCCAGAGCTCCAGCTACTGGGTGCCACCCTACCGTAGGCTTCATTGTAGTACACGCTGATTCTCTCCAGCTGCAAGGCGGAGGCCCCGCAGTCGCTGCCTGCCGGGTCTATGCCGTGCTCCTCGCCGATCACCTCCCAGAACTGAGAGCAGAAGGAAGACAAGGTGAGTGCGGACAGGACCCTCAGGAGACCCTGCTGGTACCCGAGAGGTCGGCAGGTGGGCCTGACCACTCCCACATTCTTTCTGGACTTCCGTAAGTGACCACACCGCAGCATAATGTGAACACTCACTGCGTTTTACACCCTCCGGAACTCCTGAAATAAGACGTCTGACTCCAAAGAATTAAATTAGATTTCATTCCTGTTAAATTCAGCCTATTGCATATATTATATTAAAGCTGTTGTTTTAAATTCACATCAGCCAATGTAACTCTAATTTCACCTTATAGTGCTCCAAGCTAGCAAACAGTggatcccattaaatgaaaataaactgaatTCTGATTTGATTTCACAATAATATCCCATTTCACTTTGGAGATATCTTTTCATGAAGTTCTTCCCCAAAAAAATCTGTAACTAGTATttctattcacattttttttcaaagacttagttatttgaaaggcagagtgacagagattttaccatttgttgattcactccccaaatggtcacgacggcccaggctgggccgggctgaagctagCAGGCTAAGCTGCACCTGGGGCTCctgcccaggcacatcagcaggcagagTGGTCAGGACTTGCGGTGGCGCTCTGCTGCGGGCCCTGGTCCCGTGTTTCCTGTGTGATGAGGCTCACACACTGTGAGCAGACACCcagtgcagcagcagccactgggcAGCCCCTTCCCTCATCGTGGAAAAACACAGACGAAAGCACGGTTCAGATAAACCCCAAGCTTGTGTTGAAATGGCCACGGTATCCCCCACCCTGAGCTTACGTGTGGGCAGCCCCGCTCTGGCCACAGTGTCCACTGGTGTTCCTCGGGGTAACAAATCCACCCCAAATGGAGCCTGAAGCTTGTGTGACCCCACACGATGTCATGGCTGCAGCTGCGGGCGGCACTAGGCCCCAGCGAGGCCCGCCATCCTAGCTGGCCCCTGCACTTGCTCTCCCTGTCATCAGAGCAGGGGCTTGTGGGAGGGGCTGTGCCTCCCGCTGCCCCCCAGGCTGATCGTTGTCACTGGCGTCTTCCAGCAGCCATGTTCTCAGTCCTGAAAAGAGCTTAGCTCCTCGCACAGATGGCCCTGTGTAGTAgctgagaggaggaagaggaggaagggcccCGCCAGCGTCCCCTGGTGAGTGACAGGTGAACAAGGTGGCCCGTCCTATCACAAGGTGGAGTATCGCAACAGGGAAGGAGTGCTGGCAgctgccacagcaagcaggaaccCGGCCAGCGTGGCGCTGAGGGGAGTGAGGAGGTCACGGAGACCTGACTCCTGGACGCAGAGGGtagctgggggctggggaggaaggcACAGAGGCAGCTGGTGCACAGTGAGTATAGATGCTTTCTGGAAAGATGAGAAAGCACTTTGGAGACTGGCTACAGCCTGAGCATGCGTGCCTAGAGGTGAAGGAGGTCGGCGTTGTGCTGTGTGCGCTTTTGCCGGGATGCAGGGTCTCCCAGCGTGTGGCGGCTGGGCTGTGCCTGCTGAGTTGTTTTCACCTTCTGCATGTTCTGAACAATGCTGCTAGGCAAAAACTAAgacctctcttttttaaaaacaaatgtttatatatctatttgaaaggcacaatgacagagagagggaagacccagagatcttccatcctctgcttcacccCCCAAGTGCCTGTGGCAGCTgaatcacagccaggagcctggaatgggaGACAGGCCTCGGGCACAGGTGGCAGCCACCAACAGCACGTCAGACAACACCAGCTGCCCCCCAGGCACGGTGacaaggagctggctcagaaacagGCACGCAGGACTCGGACCAgagctctgctgtgggatgcagcGGCCTGAAGCTGTGGTCCCACACTAAGGTCGGCTCCTGTGGGCGTTTCACACCCTTGCTTCTAAGGCAGTCCATGTTAGTAAAACTTCAAAGCTGCAAGAGAAACAAGTCAGACAGCTGTCTTCCAGGACAGACGCTGATCTTACAATGAAGACGAGACCTGGGCTCGGGCGGCCGCGCTCGGCCAGGCACTCTGCCGAAACGCACCCACCCTGGAGGCAGGGGGACACTTTAATTCTGTGACTGTACTGAAAAACTTTCAGATTTATCTCTTCCATTTTCCATTGCATATGAGCTAAAACAGCAATTAGTAGTAACAGTAGCAGCATTCTGTTTCATGCCATAAAGAAAGGAGGACAGGGGAAAGACACATCTCTGATGTAAGACGTTTGCCAACCCACTTCAGAAAGTCATTTTGAGCCGAAATATGGAAAGTGCATTACTGAGATGCTACCAGTCAA carries:
- the ATP5F1E gene encoding ATP synthase subunit epsilon, mitochondrial yields the protein MVAYWRQAGLSYIRYSQICAKAVRDALKTEFRANAEKTSGSSVKIVKVKKE
- the TUBB1 gene encoding tubulin beta-1 chain isoform X1, whose translation is MREIVHIQIGQCGNQIGSKFWEVIGEEHGIDPAGSDCGASALQLERISVYYNEAYGRKYVPRAVLVDLEPGTMDSIRSSRQGALFQPDSFVHGNSGAGNNWAKGHYTEGAELMESVLDVVRSQSESCDCLQGFQVVHSLGGGTGSGMGTLLMNKIREEYPDRILNSFSVMPSPKVSDTVVEPYNAALSIHQLIDNTDACFCIDNEALYDICFRTLKLTTPTYSDLNHLVSLTMSGVTTSLRFPGQLNADLRKLAVNMVPFPRLHFFMPGFAPLTAQGSQQYRALSVAELTQQMFDARNTMAACDPRRGRYLTVACIFRGRMSTKEVDQQLLSVQTRHSDCFVEWIPNNVKVAVCDIPPRGLNMAATFIGNNTAIQELFRRVSEQFSAMFKRKAFVHWYTSEGMDIDEFGEAEHNIHDLVSEYQQFQDATALQEENAGANGEAEMEWDLKEHQL
- the TUBB1 gene encoding tubulin beta-1 chain isoform X2, which gives rise to MSVCESQADTFWEVIGEEHGIDPAGSDCGASALQLERISVYYNEAYGRKYVPRAVLVDLEPGTMDSIRSSRQGALFQPDSFVHGNSGAGNNWAKGHYTEGAELMESVLDVVRSQSESCDCLQGFQVVHSLGGGTGSGMGTLLMNKIREEYPDRILNSFSVMPSPKVSDTVVEPYNAALSIHQLIDNTDACFCIDNEALYDICFRTLKLTTPTYSDLNHLVSLTMSGVTTSLRFPGQLNADLRKLAVNMVPFPRLHFFMPGFAPLTAQGSQQYRALSVAELTQQMFDARNTMAACDPRRGRYLTVACIFRGRMSTKEVDQQLLSVQTRHSDCFVEWIPNNVKVAVCDIPPRGLNMAATFIGNNTAIQELFRRVSEQFSAMFKRKAFVHWYTSEGMDIDEFGEAEHNIHDLVSEYQQFQDATALQEENAGANGEAEMEWDLKEHQL
- the TUBB1 gene encoding tubulin beta-1 chain isoform X3; translated protein: MDSIRSSRQGALFQPDSFVHGNSGAGNNWAKGHYTEGAELMESVLDVVRSQSESCDCLQGFQVVHSLGGGTGSGMGTLLMNKIREEYPDRILNSFSVMPSPKVSDTVVEPYNAALSIHQLIDNTDACFCIDNEALYDICFRTLKLTTPTYSDLNHLVSLTMSGVTTSLRFPGQLNADLRKLAVNMVPFPRLHFFMPGFAPLTAQGSQQYRALSVAELTQQMFDARNTMAACDPRRGRYLTVACIFRGRMSTKEVDQQLLSVQTRHSDCFVEWIPNNVKVAVCDIPPRGLNMAATFIGNNTAIQELFRRVSEQFSAMFKRKAFVHWYTSEGMDIDEFGEAEHNIHDLVSEYQQFQDATALQEENAGANGEAEMEWDLKEHQL